Part of the Azospirillum brasilense genome is shown below.
CCTCGTCCCAGGCCCCGGCGTTCTTCATGGCATCGGAATACTTGTAGGCCTCGACGGCACCGGCCTTGCGGCCGACGACGCCGTGCAGGTTGGGGCCGACGCGGTTCGGGCCGCCGGGCCTCGATGGTGTGGCAGGCCTTGCACTGGTTGAACACCTTCTCGCCGGCGGCGGCGTCCTGCGCGGCGGCAAGGCCGGGGGACGACGCGACCAGCCCGAAGGCGAGCAGGGCAAACATGCGCTTCATAGGGGTTTCCTCGTTCAACGGACTCAAAAGTCAGCCGGGCCGCGCGGGAAGCGACGGTCCGACGGACATCGGATGGCGGATGCGTCAGGCGGCCGGCGCCGCAGCGTCGGCGTAGGCCGCACCCGCCATGTTGTGGAAGAAGCCGTTTTCCAGCGGGACGGCGGTCATGGCGCGCAGCTCCGCCATCACGTCCTGTCCGCTGCGCGCGCCGTCCAGGATGGCGCGGAAGGCCTTGGCGACGGCAACCATGTCGAGGTCCTGCGGCGACAGGCGGAAGCGCTGGATGCCCATCGCCCGCAGCCGGTCGATCTCCGCCGCCAGCGCCAGATAGCCGTGCGACAGCGTCTGCGTGCCATTGACCGACAGGAAGGGCTGGCCGTCGACGGTGCTCACCGGCATGCCGTCCGGGTCGTTGGTGCAGACGAACTGGCAGCCGTCCTTGTGCAGCGCGTGCGCCCGCGCGTGGTAGCAGCGGGCGGAGATGGCGAGCGGCGCGCGCCCGAACACCTGCACCTCCATGGACAGGCCGAGCGCCGCCCCCGTCTTCGCCATCATGGCGACGGAGGCGGCGGGAAGCTCCGCCGGCAGCGACACGGCGACGGCGCCGCGCCCGGCCAGCCAGGCCAGGGTCGCCTCGTTGTAGCTGTTGATGAAGGGGCCGACGGCGTGGCGGCGTCCCTCCAGCAGGGCCAGCGCGCCCATGTCGTTGGCCTCCACCGGCAGGAGGTCGCTCTCCACGAGGTCGCGCATCGCCGCGCGCTCGCGGTCGCTGCCCGCCAGGATCGGGCTGGCGAGCCAGACCTCCTTCCCGGCGGCGGCCAGACGGGCGATCACCTCGTCCATGACCGGGGCGAGGAAGGGTGCGCGCTTGGAACAGACGATCTCGCCGACGACGACGGCGTCGACCGGCGCCTCGTCGGCGATGCGGGCGTAGAAATCACGCCAGCGCTCCGCCGGCCAGTTGAACAGGACGGGGCCAAGGGTCAGGGTGGGTTTCATGAACGCAACTCCTCAGCGCCACGCGCGGGTGTAGGCGCCGGTGGTCTGGGCCCCGCCCTCGACCATGGCCTCCAGGTCGAGCGCCGGCACGGGCAGCCCGCGTTCGAACGCGTCCAACGCCCGGCGGTAGGCGCCGACCACGGCGGCAATGTAGGCCTTGCCGCGCTGGCGGCCTTCGATCTTCAGGGCGCAGACCTTGGCGGCCTTCAGTTCCGGCAGCAGGGCCAGCGCGTTGAGGCTGGTCGGCTCCTCGAACAGGTAGGCCGGATCGCTGGAGGTGCCGCCGCCGGGCACGAAGCGGCCCTTGCACAGCGTCGGGTAGCCCGCCGGCTCCCCGGCGCCGAAGACGTTGATGGTGAAGCCGCCGAGGCGGGAGGCCAGCGCCTCGCCGCGCGGCTCGTAACGGACATGACTGGCGGGGGAGCAGACGCCCTGCTTGTTGGGCGATAGCCCGGTCGCGTAGGAGGACAGCGAGCAGCGCCCCTCCGCCATCGGGCAGAGGCCGCCGAAGACGAAGACCTCCGTCTCCACATCGACCTCGGCGTTCAGCCGGGCGATCTCCGGCACCGTCAGCACGCGGGGCAGCACGACCCGCCGCACGCCGAAGGCCTCGCGGTAGAGCCGGATCGCCTCGGCGTTTGCGGCGGAGGCCTGAACGGACAGGTGAAGCCGCAGGTCGGGATGGCGCTTTGCCGCGTAGTCGAGCAAACCGAGGTCGGCGAGGATCACCGCATCCGCCTTCAGCCGTGCGGCATCGTCCACCGCGCGCTGCCAGGGGGCGAGGTTGCCGGCCTGAGGGTAGGTGTTGATGGCAACGAAGACCTGGACGGACCGCGCGTGGGCGTAGGCGATGGCCTCGGCCAGCTCCGGCCGCGAGAAGTTCAGGCCGGGGAAGTTGCGCGCGTTGGTCTCGTCGCGGAAGCCCAGATAGACGGCGTCGGCGCCCGCGTCCACGGCGGCGCGCAGCGCGGCGGGATTGCCCGCCGGGCAGATCAGTTCGAAGGAACCCATGTCGTCACGCTCCCTGCCGCGGGCCGGTGAGCCTCCGCTCCAGAACGGCCATGCCCCAGCGCACCGGCGGCGGGGCGAAGCGGCGGGCCGTGGCGAGCAGGTCGAGCGCCCGCCCCGCGTTGCGCCGCGCCACGGGCAGGGCGTGCCGCAGCGGACCGGCCGCGGCGGCGACGTCGCCGAACAGGTCCATCTCCTCGCCGTCCAGCGTGTTGCGGAGCGCCAGGATCAGGGCAGTGTCTCCCTCGATGGAGAGTTCGCGGCGGAAGAACAGCGCGTCGCCGTCGATGCGCCCTTCCAGCAGGTCGAGAAGCCGCGCGCAGGGGCCGCGCACCGTGGCCTCCGCCTCGGCGGTCCGGTCGCAGACCCGCAGGGCGAGGCCGGGGCCGACGCGGAGCAGCAGGGCGGCGGGCGCGTCCACGGGATCGATGAGCAGGTGGGCGTCGGGCAGCTCGCCGAGGGCGGTGAAGGCGCGCGGGTGGCGCGCCTCCAGAATCCGCAGCAGCCGATCGAACAGCAGGCCGCCGGCCCTGTCGCCGAGCCGCCGCGCGACCCCCAGCCCGGCCCGCGTCAGTTGGACTTCGACGTCGCGGGCACGGGTGTCCGGGGCCATCTCCTGGGCCTTATCCTGAGCCATAAAGCCGGGATCGCGCATACGCCTGTCTCCTTCCCTTCGGAATGGTCGTGTGGCGGGCGGAGCCCGCCGGGCTTCGGCAATACAGCCCGGTGGTCATACCATCCTTGATGACGGTCAAGCCCAAGGTCCCGGAACGCCCCCTGGGGCGATCAGCCGCACATGCCCCCGCAGCAGGAGCCGGAGCGCCGGGCGACCAGACGCTCGTAGGACAGGTGCAGCTGCCCGGCCGGCGGGATGACCCCCTGCATCAGGTCGAGCACCTCCTCCGCGGTCGTGCCCGGCGGGCAGTCGGTGATCTCGCAGACCAGCCCGCCGTCCGCCACGCCGAGCGGCGTCTCGGCGGCGACTGCGCTCGCCTGCCCGCCGCGCCCGATGCGCACCCGCAGGGAGGTCGCCGGCGCGGTGCCGGACTCGGGCCGCCCGATGCGTACCCGCCAGCGCTCCGGCCCGCGCTCCAGATAGGTCCAGCTCACCGCATCGCCGAACAGCGCCTGGATCTGGAGAGAGAGCGGGCGCGGGTCATGGTCATTGACCAGCACGAAGCCGCGGCCCGGCGCCAGATCCTGCGTGGCCTGGAGGATCAGCGGGTGGCGCTGGTGGGGCGGAATGGACTGGACGTCGATGACCGGCTCGGCCGCGGTGGACTGTTCGGCGATCTGCATGGGGGAGGTCCGAAGGGTTGCGATGTGGCGACAAGTCTAAAGGACTGGTCCAATCGGCTCTTTGTTCTAGGACAAATTGATACCTTAGTCCCGGCTTTGAGTTTCAAGCAGAGCGCAGGCGGGTTGCGGCGCGGCGCGCGGACGGTCATGGTGTAAGGCAACTTTTCCGTGACGGCTTCCCGCAGGGGTGGTCGGGCATGGCCTTGCTTTGAGGATGGTCCGATGACGCCGCTTGCCCCCGATCCCGCCACTTTGCGTGGCCTGCGGCTGTTTTCCGGTCTGGACGCGGCGGCCCTGGCCGAGATCGTCCGGTCCGCCCACACCCGGCGGATCGAGAAGGGAACCACCATCTTTTCCCAGGGCGACCGGGCGGGCCTCTGCCACGCGCTGATCGACGGGCGGGTCAAGATCGTCCAGACCGGGGCCGACGGGCAGCAGCTGGTGGTCCGCTACATCGGCGCCGGGGAGATGTTCGGCACGGCGGCGGTCTTCTCCGGCGGCATCTACCCTGCCGACGCGCTCGCCATGGTCGATTGCGTCGGCGTCCACTGGACTGCCGCCACGATGGGCGAGCTGATGGAGCGCTACCCCCGCATCGCGCTGAACGCCCTGGACATCGTCGGCCGCCGCCTGCA
Proteins encoded:
- the ubiV gene encoding ubiquinone anaerobic biosynthesis protein UbiV, yielding MKPTLTLGPVLFNWPAERWRDFYARIADEAPVDAVVVGEIVCSKRAPFLAPVMDEVIARLAAAGKEVWLASPILAGSDRERAAMRDLVESDLLPVEANDMGALALLEGRRHAVGPFINSYNEATLAWLAGRGAVAVSLPAELPAASVAMMAKTGAALGLSMEVQVFGRAPLAISARCYHARAHALHKDGCQFVCTNDPDGMPVSTVDGQPFLSVNGTQTLSHGYLALAAEIDRLRAMGIQRFRLSPQDLDMVAVAKAFRAILDGARSGQDVMAELRAMTAVPLENGFFHNMAGAAYADAAAPAA
- a CDS encoding Crp/Fnr family transcriptional regulator: MTPLAPDPATLRGLRLFSGLDAAALAEIVRSAHTRRIEKGTTIFSQGDRAGLCHALIDGRVKIVQTGADGQQLVVRYIGAGEMFGTAAVFSGGIYPADALAMVDCVGVHWTAATMGELMERYPRIALNALDIVGRRLQEVQTRLRELSTERVERRVAHALLRLARQAGRRVGSGIEIDFPLSRQDIAEMTGTTLHTVSRILSGWEGQGIVEGGRQQVTIRQPHALVVIAEDLPKPAKPEVTPKPEK
- the ubiU gene encoding ubiquinone anaerobic biosynthesis protein UbiU is translated as MGSFELICPAGNPAALRAAVDAGADAVYLGFRDETNARNFPGLNFSRPELAEAIAYAHARSVQVFVAINTYPQAGNLAPWQRAVDDAARLKADAVILADLGLLDYAAKRHPDLRLHLSVQASAANAEAIRLYREAFGVRRVVLPRVLTVPEIARLNAEVDVETEVFVFGGLCPMAEGRCSLSSYATGLSPNKQGVCSPASHVRYEPRGEALASRLGGFTINVFGAGEPAGYPTLCKGRFVPGGGTSSDPAYLFEEPTSLNALALLPELKAAKVCALKIEGRQRGKAYIAAVVGAYRRALDAFERGLPVPALDLEAMVEGGAQTTGAYTRAWR
- the ubiT gene encoding ubiquinone anaerobic biosynthesis accessory factor UbiT; this encodes MAQDKAQEMAPDTRARDVEVQLTRAGLGVARRLGDRAGGLLFDRLLRILEARHPRAFTALGELPDAHLLIDPVDAPAALLLRVGPGLALRVCDRTAEAEATVRGPCARLLDLLEGRIDGDALFFRRELSIEGDTALILALRNTLDGEEMDLFGDVAAAAGPLRHALPVARRNAGRALDLLATARRFAPPPVRWGMAVLERRLTGPRQGA
- a CDS encoding DUF2249 domain-containing protein, which translates into the protein MQIAEQSTAAEPVIDVQSIPPHQRHPLILQATQDLAPGRGFVLVNDHDPRPLSLQIQALFGDAVSWTYLERGPERWRVRIGRPESGTAPATSLRVRIGRGGQASAVAAETPLGVADGGLVCEITDCPPGTTAEEVLDLMQGVIPPAGQLHLSYERLVARRSGSCCGGMCG